A genomic segment from Drosophila miranda strain MSH22 chromosome 3, D.miranda_PacBio2.1, whole genome shotgun sequence encodes:
- the LOC108158472 gene encoding transient receptor potential cation channel trpm isoform X6, translating to MVVVDSPLAPQKYLRRISKDFSTVRRYSNTPGSVSTATAVRVSTSAFIAAEAGAHLATNTPLDTPVATPRGIRKRRRMRKRSSVSSTLSKVLILNVRDLLKAHAASEHPKEHQPRSWIETNFQKRECIKFIPCPKDNTRCCCGQAQITHQTIQGIESGSPGDLWLPTKHTRPQPTDAYGTIEFQGGAHPTKAQYVRLSFDTRPELLVQLFTKEWNLELPKLLITVQGGKANFDLQAKLKKEIRKGLLKAAKTTGAWIFTGGTNTGVTKQVGDALLLEGQQRTGRVVSIGIAPWGIVERNHELLGHNREVPCHSISSPRSKLAVLNNRHAYFLLVDNGTQAKYGAELILRRKLEKFISNLKLHPFTHSSTPVVCLVIEGGTNTIRAVLEYVTDSPPVPVVVCDGSGRAADLLAFVHKYASDGEEQPVLESMRDYLIGTIQKTFEVGLDQAEKLYQELLQCTRNKNLITVFRIQEKPEGEAQELDQTILTALFKSQHLSPPEQLSLALTWNRVDIARSEIFVYGQEWPHGALDEAMMQALEHDRIDFVKLLLENGVSMKKFLTIPRLEELYNTKHGPANTLGYILRDVRPHIPKGYIYTLHDIGLVINKLMGGAYRSYYTRRKFRPIYAKVMNSYANACRKSSTYQYQRYAGANSLSLVTGLLPFTSEMALFEFPFNELLIWAVLTKRQQMALLMWTHGEEALAKSLVSCKLYKAMAHEAAEDDLDTEIYEELRSYAKEFESKGNKLLDFSYRQDAEKAQRLLTCELHSWSNQSCLSLAVAANHRALLAHPCSQVILADLWMGGLRTRKNTNFKVILGLVMPLYIRQLDFKSKEELQQMPQTEEEHLENQNLDNDDSDRSQPDAESALLKAKRSISLRYRMGANTYNREKVSLTDSDPAQFREFFNLSEYNEIKQHQPLRLKKKFHEFYTAPITKFWADSIAYMFFLIMFSFTVLVKMGPVPRWQEWYSIAYITTLGFEKVREIISSEPVAITHKFSVWAWNMWNPCDGAAIILFLIGLAFRFRPNTMDIGRVIYCVDSIYWYLRILNILGVNKYLGPLVTMMGKMVKNMIYFVVLLAVVLMSFGVSRQAILYPNSEPTWRLIREVTYQPYFMLYGEVFADDIDPPCGEDPRQPACVTGHWVTPITMSMYLLIANILLINLLIAVFNNIFNEVNSVSHQVWMFQRFTVVMEYQQKPVLPPPFIAFCHFYSLLKYCVRKAKGLEVQRDNGLKLFLEKDDLERLYDFEEECVEGFFHEQEIILNQSTDERVKNTTDRVETMSQKIEDINQKENIQTATVQNIEFRLRKMEESSEQILSHLAVIHRFMSTHTVGTDDMRGSAINIPAEIHRIRTISMSDTDGGGGSSGNGGGGGGGAAVPLVLGAGLNVNSLQVTNRRRFNRSLTEVRPDAYILDEGTHFEVVPLPEEPDEVVKSREALNEQVVRKASMQSEADSDIYLPLSQRPSTCETVKRTPYVTVRQDTGASTESKDTLTPLGTNDDDQTLVGGDNSDDAAPDINFEAARHRALRQRTVSLCRRNSETYSLAGADINRSHISLNQLTMLSRRQMSLTQSEPDSDKDAPPAAAGSTHPGKSVLHAKPSRNILLKLHSEYTSITDELESVCHMIASPTVSLQSNKASLDRPKTEMSRAEAAALQEKKHLKECEENDYRILEGLFEARGSIDASAEAFESVISVDYSHRYPLRRETAVELSPSKPSAEVDLMGGGGGGGDSSDTSGAGSCSAMGAVSSGFQLKNERPWQRNSSMEQQTYPSPLVPSRATSDFLNPPFESSGRLFKKSSESLQKNSSTETDYSAHPYRFIKQSSNETNTSLTGSYNVDTPSLTAEPSLDACDSHSATGISISVGAAGGTAARYQPIRTTSIGAADGRQLRDESSSSLQSPELGVQCSAPVTMQAPPAVPTRPMLLKKQFSLDKGKPQQAQITAEAMAIPESGLDAATVSQARVKLISSLKPQSHTSKLGMNVLKESSSSTEGSRDGEGLSTTSSAKNSNPALSIPQISTHLVQDEIAKLSSNIKSSTESEKDPPYNETMC from the exons ATGGTTGTTGTCGACTCGCCGCTGGCGCCTCAAAAATACCTGCGTCGCATCTCAAAAGACTTCTCCACCGTGCGTCGGTATAGCAACACGCCAGGCTCCGTTTCCACAGCCACCGCTGTGCGGGTCTCCACCTCCGCCTTTATTGCCGCCGAGGCTGGGGCCCATTTGGCAACGAACACGCCCCTGGACACTCCTGTAGCTACGCCCCGTGGAATCCGCAAGCGGAGGCGGATGCGTAAGCGCTCCTCGGTCTCATCGACGCTATCCAAAGTTCTGATTCTCAACGTGCGAGATCTGCTGAAGGCCCACGCCGCCAGCGAACATCCCAAAGAG CATCAGCCGCGCAGTTGGATCGAGACAAATTTTCAGAAGCGCGAGTGCATCAAGTTCATACCATGCCCAAAGGACAACACAAG GTGCTGCTGCGGCCAGGCCCAAATCACGCATCAGACCATACAGGGCATCGAGAGCGGCTCGCCGGGGGACCTCTGGCTGCCGACGAAGCACACCCGACCACAGCCCACGGACGCCTATGGAACGATTGAGTTCCAAGGCGGTGCCCATCCCACAAAGGCTCAG TACGTTCGTTTGTCCTTCGACACTCGTCCAGAGCTGCTGGTGCAGCTGTTCACAAAGGAATGGAACCTGGAACTGCCGAAACTTCTGATCACCGTCCAAGGCGGCAAGGCCAACTTTGATTTGCAGGCGAAGCTAAAGAAG GAGATACGCAAAGGACTGCTGAAGGCGGCCAAGACCACGGGAGCGTGGATATTCACCGGCGGCACCAACACCG GGGTCACCAAGCAAGTGGGCGACGCCCTGCTCCTGGAGGGTCAGCAACGGACTGGGCGTGTGGTCAGCATCGGCATTGCCCCCTGGGGCATAGTCGAGCGCAATCATGAGCTGCTGGGGCACAATCGGGAGGTGCCTTGCCACAGCATTAGTTCGCCCAG ATCGAAATTGGCCGTGCTAAACAATCGGCACGCCTACTTCCTGCTAGTCGACAATGGGACCCAGGCGAAGTACGGGGCTGAATTGATTTTGCGGCGGAAGCTGGAGAAGTTCATATCGAACCTGAAGCTGCATCCAT TCACACATTCCAGTACGCCCGTCGTCTGCCTGGTGATCGAAGGCGGCACCAACACCATACGTGCGGTGCTCGAGTACGTGACGGACTCGCCGCCGGTGCCCGTAGTGGTGTGCGATGGATCCGGGCGTGCCGCCGACCTGCTCGCCTTCGTCCACAA ATATGCCTCGGACGGAGAGGAGCAGCCTGTGCTGGAGTCGATGAGGGATTATCTAATTGGAACCATACAGAAAACCTTCGAGGTGGGCCTGGACCAGGCCGAGAAACTCTACCAGGAGCTGCTGCAGTGCACGCGCAACAAGAACCTG ATTACCGTCTTTCGCATACAGGAAAAGCCCGAGGGCGAGGCGCAGGAGCTGGATCAGACCATTCTAACGGCCCTCTTCAAGTCGCAGCATCTCAGCCCTCCAGAGCAATTGAGTTTGGCACTGACATGGAACCGGGTGGACATAGCACGCAGCGAGATATTTGTCTACGGCCAGGAATGGCCCCACG GCGCCCTGGATGAAGCCATGATGCAGGCCCTGGAACACGATAGAATCGATTTTGTCAAATTACTTTTGGAGAACGGCGTTTCAATGAAGAAATTTTTAACAATACCGCGCCTCGAGGAGCTCTACAACACAAAGCACGGCCCGGCCAACACACTGGG GTACATTCTGCGCGATGTGCGGCCCCACATACCCAAGGGCTACATTTACACTCTCCACGACATTGGCCTGGTGATCAATAAACTGATGGGCGGCGCCTACCG GTCCTATTACACGCGCCGCAAGTTCCGTCCCATCTACGCCAAGGTCATGAACAGCTATGCCAACGCCTGCCGGAAGTCCTCGACATATCAATACCAAAGGTATGCGGGAGCCAATTCACTAAGTCTGGTGACGGGACTGCTGCCGTTTACCTCGGAGATGGCGCTGTTCGAGTTCCCGTTCAACGAGCTGCTG ATTTGGGCCGTTCTGACCAAGCGGCAGCAAATGGCTCTGCTCATGTGGACGCACGGCGAGGAGGCACTAGCCAAGTCACTGGTTTCCTGCAAACTTTACAAGGCCATGGCGCATGAGGCGGCCGAGGACGACTTGGACACAGAGATCTACGAGGAGCTGCGCTCCTATGCCAAGGAGTTCGAGAGCAAAG GCAACAAGCTCCTGGACTTCAGCTACCGCCAGGACGCGGAGAAGGCGCAACGTTTGCTCACCTGCGAGCTGCATTCGTGGTCCAACCAGAGCTGCCTGTCACTGGCCGTGGCGGCGAATCACCGGGCTCTCCTTGCCCACCCCTGTAGTCAGGTCATCCTGGCCGATCTCTGGATGGGCGGCCTACGCACCCGCAAGAATACCAACTTCAAG GTCATCTTGGGCTTGGTGATGCCTTTGTACATCAGGCAGCTGGACTTCAAGTCAAAGGAAGAGCTCCAGCAAATGCCGCAAACCGAGGAGGAGCACTTGGAGAACCAAAACTTGGACAATGACGATTCGGATCGCTCCCAGCCCGATGCCGAG AGCGCCCTTTTAAAAGCCAAAAGATCCATTTCCTTGAGATATAGGATGGGCGCGAACACTTATAATCGCGAAAAG GTCTCGCTCACTGACTCAGATCCCGCGCAGTTCCGGGAGTTCTTCAACTTGTCGGAGTACAACGAAATCAAGCAGCACCAGCCCCTGCGCCTGAAGAAAAAGTTCCACGAGTTTTACACAGCCCCCATTACCAAGTTCTGGGCTGATTCG ATTGCCTACATGTTCTTTCTGATAATGTTCTCGTTCACGGTTCTGGTCAAGATGGGACCGGTGCCGCGGTGGCAGGAGTGGTATTCGATAGCTTACATCACGACTCTGGGATTCGAGAAGGTTCGCGAAATCATATCCTCGGAGCCAGTGGCCATTAC GCATAAATTTTCTGTGTGGGCGTGGAACATGTGGAACCCGTGCGACGGAGCTGCCATAATACTCTTCCTCATTGGTCTGGCATTCCGCTTCCGCCCCAACACAATGGACATCGGACGAGTCATCTACTGCGTGGACAGCATCTACTGGTATCTGCGCATACTGAACATCCTTGGCGTCAATAAATATCTTG GTCCCCTGGTCACCATGATGGGTAAAATGGTCAAGAACATGATATACTTCGTCGTCCTGTTGGCTGTCGTCCTGATGAGCTTCGGCGTCAGCCGTCAGGCCATACTGTACCCCAACAGCGAGCCAACTTGGCGGCTGATCAGAGAG GTCACCTACCAACCCTACTTCATGCTGTACGGGGAGGTGTTTGCCGACGACATTGACCCTCCCTGCGGCGAGGATCCGCGTCAGCCGGCCTGCGTGACGG GCCATTGGGTGACACCGATAACGATGTCCATGTATCTGTTGATTGCCAATATTCTGTTGATAAATCTGCTCATCGCCGTGTTCAACAATATCTTCAACGAGGTGAACTCGGTGTCACATCAG GTTTGGATGTTCCAGCGATTCACGGTGGTGATGGAGTACCAGCAGAAGCCCGTCCTGCCGCCGCCTTTCATTGCCTTTTGCCATTTCTATTCCCTGCTAAAGTACTGTGTGCGCAAAGCGAAAG GATTGGAGGTGCAGCGGGACAATGGTCTCAAACTGTTCCTGGAGAAGGATGACTTGGAACGACTGTACGACTTTGAGGAGGAATGCGTGGAGGGTTTTTTCCACGAACAGGAAATAATATTGAATCAGTCCACCGACGAGCGGGTGAAGAACACAACGGACCGGGTCGAGACCATGTCCCAGAAAATCGAGGACATCAATCAAAAGGAGAACATACAAACAGCTACTGTGCAG AACATTGAATTTCGTTTGCGGAAGATGGAGGAGTCGTCCGAACAGATACTGTCCCACCTGGCGGTCATACATCGCTTCATGTCTACACACACGGTAGGTACGGATGACATGCGCGGCTCCGCGATAAACATTCCAGCTGAAATCCATCGCATTCGCACCATTTCAATGTCGGATACCGATGGCGGCGGTGGAAGCTCAGGAAATGGAGGGGGCGGTGGTGGAGGCGCTGCAGTGCCGCTTGTTCTAGGTGCCGGCCTGAATGTAAATTCCTTGCAG GTGACCAACCGACGCCGCTTTAATCGCTCTCTAACGGAGGTGCGTCCAGACGCCTACATCCTCGACGAAGGCACCCACTTTGAGGTGGTGCCCTTGCCGGAGGAGCCGGATGAAGTGGTCAAGTCGCGGGAGGCCCTCAACGAGCAGGTCGTGCGGAAGGCATCGATGCAGTCGGAGGCAGACTCGGATATCTATCTGCCGTTATCGCAGCGTCCCTCTACCTGTGAGACGGTGAAGCGCACTCCATATGTTACTGTGCGCCAGGACACGGGGGCCAGCACGGAGAGTAAGGACACCTTGACACCTCTAGGCACCAACGATGACGACCAGACGCTCGTCGGGGGCGACAACTCCGATGATGCGGCCCCGGACATCAACTTTGAGG CTGCCAGGCATCGAGCGCTGCGCCAGCGCACAGTCTCGCTCTGCCGCCGCAACTCGGAGACGTATTCGCTGGCCGGCGCGGACATAAACCGATCGCACATTAGCCTTAACCAGCTGACAATGCTGTCGCGTCGCCAGATGAGCCTGACTCAGTCCGAGCCGGACAGTGACAAGGACGCGCCGCCAGCGGCTGCAGGCAGCACACATCCGG GTAAATCAGTATTGCATGCGAAACCCTCAAGAAATATCTTGCTGAAACTGCACAGCGAGTACACGTCGATCACTGATGAGCTGGAGAGCGTCTGCCACATGATTGCCTCGCCAACGGTCTCCCTGCAGAGTAACAAAG CTTCATTGGATCGCCCCAAGACGGAAATGTCGCGCGCAGAAGCCGCGGCATTACAAGAGAAGAAGCATTTGAAGGAGTGTGAGGAGAACGATTACAGAATACTAGAGGGCCTGTTCGAGGCACGTGGATCCATCGATGCCAGCGCCGAGGCCTTTGAG AGCGTCATATCCGTGGACTACAGCCATCGCTATCCACTGCGTCGAGAGACTGCCGTGGAGCTGTCGCCTTCGAAGCCCTCAGCTGAGGTTGATCTCATGGGGGGCGGCGGAGGTGGCGGAGACAGCAGCGATACAAGTGGAGCAGGTAGCTGCAGTGCCATGGGGGCAGTCTCAAGTGGGTTTCAGCTCAAAAACGAGCGCCCCTGGCAGCGCAACTCCTCAATGGAGCAGCAGACATATCCGTCACCTCTGGTTCCCTCGAGAGCCACAAGCGACTTCCTCAATCCACCCTTCGAAAGCAGCGGACGCCTGTTCAAGAAATCGAGCGAAAGTCTGCAGAAGAACTCCAGTACTGAAACAGACTATTCTGCCCATCCGTATCGCTTCATCAAGCAGAGTTCCAACGAGACGAACACCTCGCTCACCGGCTCCTACAACGTGGACACGCCCTCACTTACTGCGGAGCCCTCTTTGGATGCCTGCGACTCGCATTCGGCGACGGGAATTTCCATAAGCGTTGGTGCTGCTGGCGGAACTGCCGCGCGTTACCAGCCCATTCGCACGACTTCCATTGGCGCGGCCGATGGAAGGCAGCTGCGCGACGAGAGCTCTAGTTCGCTGCAGAGTCCAGAGCTCGGAGTCCAATGCTCGGCGCCAGTGACGATGCAGGCACCGCCAGCTGTACCAACACGCCCGATGCTGCTGAAGAAACAGTTTAGCCTCGACAAGGGCAAGCCACAGCAAGCGCAAATTACTGCAGAGGCTATGGCCATACCAGAATCGGGCTTAGATGCAGCAACTGTTTCCCAGGCCAGGGTCAAACTGATTTCCTCGCTAAAGCCTCAGTCTCATACGAGCAAGCTGGGAATGAACGTACTCAAGGAAAGCAGCTCCAGCACAGAGGGGTCCCGCGATGGCGAAGGCCTGTCCACTACGTCCTCGGCGAAAAACAGCAACCCGGCTCTCTCCATACCGCAGATTAGCACGCATCTGGTGCAAGATGAGATCGCCAAGCTGTCATCCAACATAAAAAGCAGCACTGAATCTGAAAAGGACCCGCCGTATAACGAGACAATGTGTTAG